In the genome of Myroides phaeus, one region contains:
- a CDS encoding MjaI family restriction endonuclease, giving the protein MAKLKISNAEIQEILSGKEYNFPKYTTQIMNLANSNAQGTRPKVVGQMSDLIQECPANKLEEWEEWYLKKHPNALENATEKVLAMVNNLKEVIFQIDEEMVAEWVKELVIVKTFTGLKFQEAILKTVASEKNTTYRLAKPHEESQGIDGLIGTVAVSIKPITYKVKNLNENIEVPIIFYEKKSTGITVEYDF; this is encoded by the coding sequence ATGGCTAAATTAAAAATAAGCAACGCAGAAATACAAGAAATTTTATCAGGTAAAGAATATAATTTCCCAAAATATACAACACAAATAATGAATCTTGCGAACTCCAATGCTCAAGGCACAAGACCAAAAGTAGTAGGACAAATGAGTGATCTAATCCAAGAATGTCCTGCAAACAAGCTTGAAGAGTGGGAAGAATGGTATTTAAAAAAACACCCAAATGCACTTGAAAATGCAACCGAAAAAGTATTAGCTATGGTAAATAACCTTAAAGAGGTTATCTTTCAGATAGACGAAGAAATGGTTGCAGAATGGGTAAAAGAGCTTGTTATCGTTAAAACATTTACAGGATTAAAGTTTCAAGAAGCAATACTAAAAACTGTAGCCTCTGAAAAAAACACTACGTACCGTTTAGCAAAACCACACGAAGAAAGTCAAGGAATTGATGGATTAATTGGAACTGTAGCAGTTAGTATTAAACCTATTACTTACAAAGTAAAGAATCTTAATGAAAATATTGAAGTACCTATTATTTTTTATGAGAAAAAAAGTACAGGTATAACAGTTGAGTATGACTTTTAA
- a CDS encoding DNA-methyltransferase, which yields MTNHNINIGPAQNMHQIKDESIELVVTSPPYPMIEMWDDIMAKQNKDIYKKFEEGDSYAVYELMHLELDKVWEEVYRVLKPGGIACVNIGDATRTLNKNFALYSSHSRIIQKFIQLGMDNLPNIIWRKQTNAPNKFMGSGMLPGGAYVTLEHEWVLIFRKGGKRDFTKADDKALRQQSAYFWEERNIWFSDLWDLKGTTQRINKSVGRERSAAYPFELPYRLINMYSVYGDTVLDPFLGTGTTMLAAIGTGRNSIGYEIDESFKELVFDNIFSKDVNTLNSVVVNRVANHKAFVDSRKNDPKKSEFKYFNENIGLEVMTKQELNIDFKYVESINLEKDIINVTYTSLKNKPVSILLNKDIVLKNDLQTSLF from the coding sequence ATGACAAATCATAACATAAATATTGGTCCTGCACAAAACATGCATCAAATTAAAGATGAGAGTATTGAGTTAGTGGTAACATCACCTCCATACCCTATGATTGAAATGTGGGATGATATAATGGCTAAGCAAAATAAAGATATTTATAAGAAATTTGAAGAAGGTGATTCTTATGCTGTGTATGAGTTGATGCATCTTGAACTTGATAAAGTTTGGGAAGAGGTTTATCGCGTTTTAAAACCAGGTGGAATCGCTTGTGTAAATATTGGTGATGCTACAAGAACTTTAAATAAAAATTTTGCTTTGTATTCAAGTCATAGTAGAATAATACAAAAGTTTATTCAATTAGGAATGGATAATTTACCTAATATCATATGGAGGAAGCAAACTAATGCTCCAAATAAGTTTATGGGATCTGGTATGTTACCTGGTGGAGCATATGTTACTTTAGAGCATGAATGGGTACTAATTTTTCGTAAAGGCGGAAAAAGAGATTTTACAAAGGCTGATGATAAAGCATTAAGACAACAATCTGCTTATTTTTGGGAAGAAAGAAATATATGGTTCTCAGATTTGTGGGATTTAAAAGGAACAACACAACGTATTAATAAGAGTGTGGGGAGAGAAAGAAGTGCTGCTTATCCTTTTGAATTACCTTATCGCTTAATTAATATGTATTCTGTTTATGGAGATACTGTTTTAGATCCTTTTTTGGGAACAGGAACTACAATGTTGGCTGCAATTGGTACAGGAAGAAATAGTATAGGGTATGAGATTGATGAAAGTTTTAAAGAATTGGTTTTTGATAATATATTTTCAAAGGATGTTAATACTTTAAATTCTGTGGTAGTTAATAGAGTTGCTAATCATAAGGCATTTGTGGACAGTAGAAAAAATGACCCTAAAAAATCGGAGTTTAAATATTTTAATGAAAATATTGGTTTAGAGGTAATGACTAAACAAGAATTAAATATTGATTTTAAGTATGTTGAGTCTATTAATTTAGAGAAAGATATAATAAATGTCACTTATACAAGTCTTAAAAATAAACCAGTAAGTATTTTATTAAATAAAGATATTGTGTTGAAAAATGATTTACAAACATCTTTGTTTTGA